In Dyadobacter subterraneus, a single genomic region encodes these proteins:
- a CDS encoding helix-turn-helix domain-containing protein has translation MINMNASEKDKRFPHILYSCYSHKSGEGEQFIADHIFGFIISGESEMYLNGKNYLFKAGDFRFLRRNQLTKYVKLPPVGGEYKSISISMDQNTLRSISEENNVTVDKPYTGENALLLKPNRLFTNYMESLSPYLNGTTEISKGLTSLKVKEAILILLETNPELKNILFDFTEPGKIDLEAYMNEHYRFNVDLNRFAYLTGRSLAGFKRDFDKIFHISPNRWLQQKRLDDAYFLIKEKGLRSSDVYLEVGFKDFSHFSFAFKKAFGISPSRLA, from the coding sequence ATGATCAATATGAATGCTTCTGAAAAAGACAAAAGATTTCCGCATATTTTATACTCCTGTTACTCTCACAAAAGCGGAGAGGGAGAGCAATTTATAGCAGACCACATTTTCGGTTTTATTATTTCCGGTGAATCCGAGATGTATCTCAACGGAAAAAATTATCTTTTCAAAGCGGGTGATTTCCGGTTTCTGCGTAGAAACCAACTGACAAAATATGTAAAACTTCCGCCTGTGGGAGGAGAGTATAAATCCATTTCCATATCCATGGATCAAAATACCCTTCGCAGTATCAGTGAAGAAAATAATGTGACAGTGGATAAACCCTATACCGGCGAAAACGCTCTGCTTTTAAAACCTAACCGTTTGTTCACCAATTATATGGAATCATTGTCTCCATATCTTAACGGAACAACAGAAATCAGTAAAGGGCTTACCTCGTTAAAAGTTAAAGAAGCAATTCTGATTTTGCTGGAAACCAATCCCGAATTGAAAAATATTCTGTTTGACTTTACCGAACCCGGAAAGATTGATCTTGAAGCTTATATGAATGAGCATTACAGATTTAATGTAGATCTCAACCGTTTTGCCTACCTCACAGGCAGAAGTCTGGCTGGCTTTAAAAGGGATTTTGATAAAATATTTCACATTTCCCCAAACCGCTGGCTGCAACAAAAGAGACTTGACGACGCCTATTTTTTGATCAAGGAAAAAGGTCTGAGATCATCCGACGTCTATCTTGAAGTCGGTTTCAAAGACTTTTCACATTTTTCATTTGCCTTTAAAAAAGCGTTTGGAATATCACCTTCCAGATTAGCCTGA